Proteins from a genomic interval of Phycisphaeraceae bacterium:
- the rpsO gene encoding 30S ribosomal protein S15, with translation MPIAPERKSKVVSEYRIHGTDSGSPEVQVAVLTTRINELAEHLDGHAKDNHSRRGLIRMVSRRNRLLRYLARADRERYLGLISRLGLRK, from the coding sequence ATGCCGATCGCCCCGGAACGCAAGTCCAAGGTTGTCTCTGAGTACCGCATCCACGGCACCGACTCGGGATCTCCCGAAGTCCAGGTGGCCGTCCTGACGACGCGGATCAACGAACTGGCCGAGCACCTCGACGGCCATGCGAAGGACAACCACAGCCGCCGGGGCCTGATCCGGATGGTGAGCCGGCGCAACCGGCTGCTGCGGTACCTGGCACGAGCCGATCGCGAACGGTACCTGGGGCTCATCTCCCGGCTCGGCCTGCGAAAGTAG
- the pnp gene encoding polyribonucleotide nucleotidyltransferase: MAYVRVEREIAGRPLILETGKVAKLCNGAVVATYGGTTVLATVVRAKPREGLDFFPLTIDYREKTSAAGKFPGGFRKREGAPNEREILTMRLIDRPIRPLFPDGFIDEVQVQVFVMSHDGENDSDVLAGTAASAALAISDCPFEGPTATVRVGRIHTEEGPKYVVNPTLTQLEFSDLDMVLAGHKDGINMIEVGAAEVDEAGVLGAVEFGYEAVKDTLGLIDELVRKAGVEKRIGELTLPTEEITEFVRKTIETELTTARQIKSKKERGEKVEQLRDRLLDTHFKLNPTGTYEVYADSVKRRSQAKEAFRRLEEKITRRLIVQSGVRADGRKPTEIRPIESAVGLFARTHGSAFFQRGETQSLVSCTLGTGKDEQIVDGLIPEYSKKFMLHYNFPPFATGEAKRITGPGRREIGHGALAERSLMGILPSPEDFPYTIRIVSDITESNGSSSMASVCGGCLALMDAGVPIKATCAGISVGRFSDDNDQNEIFVTDIIGEEDFFGDMDFKVAGTRDGITGIQLDLKARGLVVSQIERIFEQARTGRLEIIEKMEQCIAAPRPEISVLAPRLVTLKINPEKIGKLIGPGGKTIRGLQDKYGVTIDVEDDGTVFLAAPNGEAIDMARSEIEALAEEIKVGTVYTGKVVSTKDFGAFIELAPGTDGMCHISELADGYVKSVHDVVKVGDVVKVKVINVDDQGRIKLSRKAAMAEQQPA, from the coding sequence ATGGCGTACGTCCGAGTTGAGCGCGAAATCGCGGGCCGTCCCCTCATCCTTGAAACCGGCAAGGTCGCCAAGCTGTGCAACGGCGCGGTGGTTGCGACCTACGGCGGGACCACCGTGCTGGCGACCGTCGTCCGGGCCAAGCCGCGCGAGGGTCTGGACTTCTTCCCGCTGACGATTGATTATCGCGAGAAGACCTCCGCCGCGGGCAAGTTCCCCGGCGGGTTCCGCAAGCGAGAGGGAGCGCCCAACGAGCGCGAAATCCTGACGATGCGTCTGATCGACCGCCCGATCCGCCCGCTGTTCCCGGATGGGTTCATCGACGAGGTGCAGGTGCAGGTCTTCGTGATGTCGCACGATGGCGAGAACGACTCGGACGTGCTCGCGGGCACCGCGGCCTCGGCCGCGCTCGCGATCAGCGACTGCCCCTTCGAGGGCCCCACGGCGACGGTCCGCGTCGGCCGGATCCACACGGAGGAGGGCCCCAAGTACGTTGTCAACCCCACGCTCACGCAGCTTGAGTTCTCGGATCTCGACATGGTCCTGGCCGGTCACAAGGACGGCATCAACATGATCGAGGTCGGGGCCGCCGAGGTCGACGAGGCGGGCGTGCTGGGTGCGGTGGAGTTCGGGTACGAGGCGGTCAAGGACACGTTGGGCCTCATCGACGAGTTGGTTCGCAAGGCGGGTGTTGAGAAGCGGATCGGTGAACTGACGCTGCCGACCGAGGAGATCACCGAGTTTGTCCGCAAGACCATCGAGACGGAACTCACCACCGCCCGCCAGATCAAGTCCAAGAAGGAGCGGGGGGAGAAGGTCGAGCAGCTCCGCGACCGCCTGCTTGATACCCACTTCAAGCTGAACCCCACCGGCACCTACGAGGTGTACGCCGACTCGGTGAAGCGGCGCTCACAGGCCAAGGAGGCGTTCCGCCGGCTCGAGGAGAAGATCACCCGCCGGCTGATCGTTCAGTCCGGCGTCCGCGCCGACGGTCGCAAGCCCACCGAGATCCGCCCGATCGAGTCCGCCGTGGGCCTCTTCGCCCGCACGCACGGCTCGGCCTTCTTCCAGCGAGGCGAGACGCAGTCGCTGGTCTCGTGCACGCTCGGAACCGGCAAGGACGAGCAGATCGTCGACGGCCTGATCCCCGAGTACTCGAAGAAGTTCATGCTCCACTACAACTTCCCCCCCTTCGCCACGGGCGAGGCCAAGCGGATCACTGGCCCGGGCCGTCGCGAGATCGGGCACGGCGCCCTCGCCGAGCGGTCGCTGATGGGCATCCTCCCTTCTCCCGAGGACTTCCCCTACACCATCCGCATCGTCTCGGACATCACCGAGTCCAACGGGTCGTCGTCCATGGCCTCGGTCTGCGGCGGCTGTCTCGCGCTGATGGACGCCGGCGTGCCGATCAAGGCGACGTGCGCCGGCATCTCCGTCGGCCGGTTCTCGGATGACAACGACCAGAACGAGATCTTCGTCACCGACATCATCGGCGAGGAGGACTTTTTTGGCGATATGGACTTCAAGGTCGCCGGCACCCGCGACGGGATTACTGGCATCCAGCTCGACCTCAAGGCCCGCGGCCTGGTCGTCTCCCAGATCGAGCGGATCTTCGAGCAGGCCCGCACCGGGCGGCTCGAGATCATCGAGAAGATGGAGCAGTGCATCGCCGCGCCCCGCCCGGAGATCTCGGTGCTGGCCCCGCGGCTGGTTACGCTCAAGATCAACCCAGAGAAGATCGGCAAGCTGATCGGCCCGGGCGGCAAGACCATCCGTGGCCTGCAGGACAAGTACGGCGTCACCATCGACGTCGAGGACGACGGCACGGTCTTCCTCGCCGCCCCGAACGGCGAGGCGATCGACATGGCCCGTTCCGAGATCGAGGCCCTCGCGGAGGAGATCAAGGTCGGGACGGTCTACACCGGCAAGGTGGTCTCTACGAAGGACTTCGGCGCGTTCATCGAGCTGGCCCCGGGCACTGACGGCATGTGCCACATCTCAGAACTGGCCGATGGGTACGTGAAGAGTGTGCACGACGTGGTGAAGGTGGGCGACGTGGTGAAGGTCAAGGTCATCAATGTGGATGACCAGGGCCGGATCAAGCTGTCCCGCAAGGCGGCGATGGCCGAGCAGCAGCCCGCCTGA
- a CDS encoding cold shock domain-containing protein, with product MSDEQVRTITEVTGAVKWFDPKKGYGFIVGPEGQDIFVHYTKIEGEGFRVLKDGSMVVYDANLTDKGWHATKVRRVDSPEVTIPPKRGHARSPRR from the coding sequence ATGAGTGACGAACAGGTTCGCACGATAACCGAGGTGACCGGGGCGGTGAAGTGGTTCGACCCCAAGAAGGGGTACGGCTTCATCGTCGGTCCCGAGGGGCAGGACATCTTTGTCCACTACACCAAGATCGAGGGCGAGGGCTTCCGTGTCCTCAAGGACGGCTCGATGGTGGTCTACGACGCCAACCTCACGGACAAGGGGTGGCACGCGACGAAGGTCCGCCGGGTAGATTCCCCGGAGGTGACCATCCCGCCCAAGCGAGGGCACGCGCGCTCGCCCCGCCGCTGA
- a CDS encoding sugar phosphate isomerase/epimerase → MIKPAFSTIACPELTLANAAQLAADTGFSGVELRTFGSASTTIACDPAMTDEAKTRGLFSSRGVEILSVATSCRFDEPILPPVLGLVISDTEASVREARRAVDLAVAIEAPLVRVFGFQIPAREGRASAVRRIAKRLGSVVDHAHRTGVRVALENGGSFATAAQVAQVLDAVGSPLLGASYSIAAAREAGEEPRRGIATLAPRLWLARIKDLRNGRPCALGAGDLPAREFVSALAQSGFDGPLVYEWDRLWFPDLAAAAEVLPAAARSLVAWIAEAGGPTGSRPVDSPVRA, encoded by the coding sequence ATGATCAAACCAGCATTCAGCACGATCGCCTGCCCGGAGTTGACGCTCGCCAACGCGGCGCAGCTCGCGGCGGACACCGGCTTTTCCGGCGTCGAACTGCGGACCTTCGGCTCGGCCTCCACCACCATCGCCTGCGACCCCGCGATGACCGACGAGGCCAAGACCCGCGGCCTGTTCAGCTCCCGCGGCGTCGAGATCCTCTCCGTCGCGACCTCGTGCCGGTTCGACGAGCCGATCCTGCCGCCCGTCCTGGGGCTGGTCATCTCGGACACGGAGGCCTCTGTGCGGGAGGCTCGACGGGCCGTCGATCTCGCGGTGGCCATCGAAGCGCCGCTGGTCCGCGTCTTCGGCTTTCAGATTCCCGCGAGGGAAGGCCGGGCCTCCGCGGTGCGGCGTATCGCGAAGCGGCTCGGCTCGGTCGTCGACCACGCCCACCGCACCGGCGTCCGCGTCGCCCTGGAGAACGGCGGCTCGTTCGCCACCGCGGCGCAGGTCGCGCAGGTGCTCGATGCGGTCGGCAGCCCGCTCCTGGGGGCGAGTTACTCCATCGCGGCGGCACGCGAGGCGGGCGAGGAGCCCCGGCGCGGTATCGCCACGCTCGCGCCGCGGCTGTGGCTGGCCCGGATCAAGGATCTTCGCAACGGCAGGCCGTGCGCCCTGGGCGCGGGCGACCTGCCCGCACGCGAGTTCGTCTCGGCGCTGGCCCAATCCGGATTCGACGGCCCGCTGGTCTACGAGTGGGACCGGCTGTGGTTCCCGGACCTCGCGGCCGCCGCCGAGGTGCTCCCCGCGGCGGCGCGGTCGCTGGTTGCGTGGATCGCGGAGGCCGGCGGTCCGACAGGCTCTCGCCCGGTCGATTCGCCCGTGAGGGCCTGA
- the queG gene encoding tRNA epoxyqueuosine(34) reductase QueG, whose translation MPATPEQLAGEVLDRCRRLGFSLAGIAPAAPASRPDEMLAWLAAGRHGEMDWLTEFLPERLDIRALIPGARSVVMVGDLYAARDGAAPVAPEGRGRVARYAHGRDYHRVIKRRLHILADDLRGRFPEHTFRSFVDTAPVMEREHALRAGLGWIGKHTLLIHPRLGSYLLLGGLATTLELAVPPDQEAIPDRCGACTRCIDACPTGAIAPYAVDASRCISYLTIEHEAPIDRLLHAAMGSWVAGCDVCQEVCPHNSARPAGGHAGSPGPNPEYSAAATGFDLVELLEWTESRRRAAFASSALKRISLPMMRRNAAIAAGNALRTRDDPALRSQLERAASDPGEAEMVRSAAAAALKTG comes from the coding sequence GTGCCCGCCACGCCCGAACAACTCGCCGGCGAGGTTCTGGATCGCTGCCGCCGCCTGGGATTTTCCCTCGCCGGGATCGCCCCCGCGGCCCCGGCTTCGCGGCCCGATGAGATGCTCGCCTGGCTCGCCGCGGGCCGTCATGGAGAGATGGACTGGTTGACGGAGTTTCTTCCGGAGCGGCTCGATATCCGGGCGCTGATCCCCGGCGCTCGCAGCGTGGTGATGGTGGGGGACCTCTATGCCGCCCGTGACGGCGCAGCGCCGGTCGCGCCGGAGGGGCGGGGCCGGGTGGCCCGCTACGCCCACGGGCGGGACTACCACCGCGTGATCAAGCGACGGCTGCACATCTTGGCCGATGATCTCCGCGGTCGCTTTCCAGAGCACACGTTCCGGTCCTTTGTCGACACCGCACCGGTGATGGAGCGGGAGCACGCTCTTCGCGCGGGGCTCGGGTGGATCGGCAAGCACACGCTGCTGATCCATCCGCGGCTGGGGAGCTACCTGCTGCTGGGCGGGCTCGCCACCACGCTCGAACTCGCGGTTCCGCCGGACCAGGAAGCGATTCCCGACCGGTGCGGGGCGTGCACCCGCTGCATTGATGCCTGCCCCACGGGGGCGATCGCGCCCTACGCGGTCGATGCGTCACGCTGCATCTCGTACCTGACGATCGAGCACGAGGCGCCGATCGATCGGTTGCTGCACGCGGCGATGGGATCATGGGTGGCCGGGTGCGACGTCTGCCAGGAGGTGTGTCCGCACAACTCGGCGCGACCGGCGGGCGGCCACGCGGGATCCCCGGGCCCGAATCCGGAGTACTCCGCGGCGGCGACCGGCTTTGACCTGGTCGAACTCCTCGAGTGGACCGAGTCACGCCGGCGGGCGGCGTTCGCATCCAGCGCGCTCAAGCGCATCAGCCTTCCGATGATGCGGCGCAACGCGGCGATTGCCGCGGGCAACGCGCTGCGGACCCGGGACGATCCGGCCCTGCGCTCGCAACTGGAGCGAGCGGCGTCGGATCCCGGCGAGGCGGAGATGGTCCGTTCGGCGGCCGCGGCGGCGCTGAAGACGGGGTAG
- a CDS encoding MBL fold metallo-hydrolase yields the protein MTTTYSWRLLRAGAFRLDGGSMFGLIPRTVWSRDVPTDDRGRISVQHNCLLLERAGPAPAPAKGSPPLPSPPSSPRLIVIECGTGDKLDAKSRDLFAMEERSVIDALHEADCRCEDVEAVVVSHLHFDHAGGLTRLCRGGESPDWTGPASTFTGARGDHGVKVTFPNATVHVQRREWEDAIANRSVMTRTYFPDHLQPIRERLSLTDSPRPFSPGVTPGRDEAPAAPVALRETEIFPGVSVFLTPGHTWGQQAVKFTDTDGQTIVFTPDVMPTVNHVGAAYSLAYDVEPYTSMVTRRWFLEEAAAAGWTLVLDHEPGDAVRRVAANGKGWFTLQA from the coding sequence ATGACGACCACCTATTCCTGGCGGCTGCTGCGGGCAGGGGCGTTCCGCCTCGATGGCGGTTCCATGTTCGGCCTGATCCCCCGCACGGTCTGGTCCCGCGATGTCCCGACCGACGACCGCGGCCGCATCTCGGTGCAGCACAACTGCCTGCTTCTGGAGCGGGCCGGCCCGGCGCCCGCACCCGCCAAGGGGAGCCCCCCCCTCCCCTCCCCTCCCTCCTCCCCCCGCCTGATCGTGATCGAGTGCGGAACCGGCGACAAGCTCGACGCCAAGTCCCGCGACCTCTTCGCGATGGAAGAGCGATCCGTGATCGATGCCCTGCACGAGGCCGACTGCCGGTGCGAGGACGTCGAGGCCGTCGTCGTCAGCCACCTGCATTTCGACCACGCCGGGGGCCTGACGCGGCTCTGCCGCGGGGGTGAATCCCCGGATTGGACCGGCCCCGCCTCCACCTTCACCGGGGCCCGCGGCGACCACGGCGTCAAGGTCACGTTTCCCAACGCGACGGTCCATGTCCAGCGGCGCGAATGGGAGGATGCGATCGCCAACCGGAGCGTCATGACCCGGACCTACTTCCCCGACCACCTCCAGCCCATCCGCGAGCGACTCTCCCTGACCGACTCGCCACGCCCGTTCTCACCGGGGGTCACACCCGGGCGCGACGAGGCCCCCGCCGCCCCGGTTGCCCTGCGGGAAACCGAGATCTTCCCCGGCGTCAGCGTCTTCCTGACCCCGGGGCACACCTGGGGCCAGCAGGCCGTGAAGTTCACGGACACCGACGGTCAAACCATCGTCTTCACGCCGGACGTCATGCCGACTGTGAACCACGTTGGGGCCGCGTACAGCCTCGCGTACGACGTCGAGCCCTACACCAGCATGGTCACGCGCCGCTGGTTCCTGGAGGAGGCCGCCGCCGCGGGCTGGACGCTGGTGCTCGACCACGAGCCGGGCGACGCGGTCCGTCGCGTGGCCGCGAACGGCAAGGGGTGGTTCACCCTGCAGGCGTAG
- a CDS encoding DUF1570 domain-containing protein — translation MKLAAAGIIVALVAAAGCAPRSDSADRVAAAEAPATPARRGPVVENVEAWSYAGKPGRVVTTQNYRLYSTMTDQATLSRLPEFLEAALEQYRLGIARLPAPPLVGPQRLETFVLATRSQWETLTRQLLGDGSGVYLSIPRGGYAWGGKSVLYDIGAGGTFTIAAHEGWHQYTQRTFKDPLPAWLEEGVATFMEGHRWSGATPVFLGWANLERFDQLRDAAATGSLLSLEDLLAGTPQGMIMGASTASDGALTWYAQAWALVHYLREGDRGTHAPALNRLLSDAAEGRLRPRLAMELGPEAAGRVLSARRGRGIFEVYFGRDLERVSQGYDQFVADVVRTGSRQAVAEGRNPLSP, via the coding sequence GTGAAACTGGCAGCGGCGGGCATCATCGTGGCTCTGGTCGCCGCCGCGGGGTGCGCCCCGCGCTCTGATTCGGCGGACCGGGTCGCCGCCGCGGAAGCCCCCGCGACGCCGGCACGCCGTGGCCCGGTCGTCGAGAACGTCGAGGCGTGGTCGTACGCGGGCAAGCCCGGGCGCGTCGTGACCACGCAGAACTACCGCCTGTACAGCACGATGACGGATCAGGCGACGCTCTCACGCCTGCCCGAGTTCCTCGAAGCGGCGCTGGAGCAGTACCGCCTCGGGATCGCCCGCCTGCCCGCGCCGCCGCTCGTGGGCCCGCAGCGGCTCGAGACGTTCGTGCTCGCGACGCGTTCGCAGTGGGAAACGCTCACGCGGCAACTGCTGGGCGACGGCTCGGGCGTCTACCTCTCCATTCCACGCGGGGGCTACGCCTGGGGCGGCAAGTCGGTGTTGTACGACATCGGCGCCGGCGGCACGTTCACGATCGCCGCGCACGAGGGCTGGCACCAGTACACCCAGCGGACGTTCAAGGACCCGCTGCCCGCCTGGCTGGAGGAGGGGGTCGCGACGTTCATGGAGGGCCACCGCTGGAGCGGGGCCACCCCGGTCTTCCTCGGCTGGGCGAACCTCGAGCGATTCGACCAGCTCCGCGACGCCGCCGCGACGGGCTCGCTCCTCTCGCTCGAAGACCTGCTGGCCGGGACTCCGCAAGGGATGATCATGGGCGCGAGCACCGCTTCGGACGGCGCGCTGACGTGGTACGCCCAGGCCTGGGCGCTCGTGCACTACCTGCGCGAGGGCGACAGGGGGACCCACGCCCCGGCGCTGAACCGCCTGCTGAGCGATGCGGCGGAGGGGCGGCTGCGTCCACGTCTGGCGATGGAGTTGGGACCGGAGGCGGCGGGGCGGGTGCTCTCCGCCCGTCGGGGCCGGGGGATCTTCGAGGTCTACTTCGGGCGCGACCTCGAACGGGTCTCCCAGGGGTACGACCAGTTCGTTGCGGATGTGGTGCGGACCGGCTCGCGCCAGGCCGTCGCGGAGGGCCGGAACCCCCTGTCTCCGTGA